Part of the Zea mays cultivar B73 chromosome 4, Zm-B73-REFERENCE-NAM-5.0, whole genome shotgun sequence genome is shown below.
ATGCTGGGTCCCCCCGAGTGAGGTCCGGGCCTTGGCAGGGTCCCGGGACGGAGAGGACCCCGGCACTAgcaagggtccggtgccgacacgtgtccaggccttgccctacgctcccGCTCAGGCGGAAACCTGCCGCGGCCGCATGGCTTGTGGCCCgtaacgtaagccaacgggccgagcctgacATAAGGCCCATACGGCTGTGCAAtctttgcatttattgcggaaaggacgcggcgcctgccaccacgctgaagGGCGACACGCCCTCTCATCATTTAATGCGTCATGTCCAATCCGCTagcagacggcgtcagggtcacccAGCAGACGGCGTGCCTGACCAGTCTGTTGGCAAACAATGCGCTCGTGCCAAGCGGCGCACAGTACCCATcaccccttctacaagaagcttcccctgcacgccgaggatacggaGATCTCGAACAtcggggcacaagaagattgccccaaCAGCAAACATTGgtggctccaagcgctatattctttatgtccctgggcccacatgttggggcccagcacctttgtgcatgccccccttcagctataaaaggggaggcatgcgacgttacacacaagctcaatctttcaggctcactcagacactcacaagttcatacaagctctcaagcaatacatcacacagtggagtagggtgttacgctccagcggcctgaaccactctagatccttgtgtgttcttgtgttcttcccattttccaactaacaagcaaaacgcttaggaccctcctcatcttaggatttagggcgggtgcactccgccacccggccggagatttgctctccgacactctcctagccttactcttgtgccttctttgtgatctttattgtaagggcgagaggctccaacttgtggagattcctcgcaaacgggagaaagactataaggaagaaagtcgtggtattcaagttgatcaatggatcacttgaaaggggttgagtgcaaccctcgtccattgggacaccacaacgtagaagtaggcaagtttcacttggccgaaccacgggataaaaatcacgtgtctcttgtgttgctttctctgtgattgttgtgttcacaagaactcgcttcaaagctacttagtcgcactaacacttctataactaagttttgtggctatttagtgtttggttttacaggatcacctattcacccccctctaggtgctctcacaatgcTTGTCCAAAGAGGATCACCAACACACCCGCTCAAAGCAATGTACAAGGCAAGCAACAAACCCTAGCTTCCGGCAAGGGATTCAGCATTGCTAGAGTCAACCAAGTCAGTGTTGATGCTACTGTTGATGGGGCTGATATTGCTAtcggtatgttttatattaattcaATTCCTGTAGCAATATTATTTGATCCTGGAGCTATGCATTCGTTCATTTCTGCTCGCTATGTCAACACAGATGAGTTACCACTTCAAACTATGCAAAAACCACTGATAGTAATTacccctaaagggcctattgaacTAAATTATATGACCAACAGATTAACACAGACAATTATGGGAATGGAATTCTGGTCTATGACTATAGTATTAGAAGAAAGCAGTATAGATATGaaacttggtatgtcatggttaaggaaagcTGGCAGTTATACATTGTGCTAGGGAAACTGTACAACTCACCAGTCCAAaagaagaaagatttgaagtcATGATTACCATAACCCCCCTACCAGACCCGTCATATATCTAGTAGATGGTAAATTTGTGGGCAGAAACATCCGTCATGAGAAACATCTACGAATGGCGCTACAAAAGTTACGGGATAATCAGctctatgccaagtatagcaagtgtgagttctggattgacgaagtgccattccttggacacatcatctccaatggaggaatatcagtggatccggtTGAAGTAAGAGAAATAGTGGGATGGAAGATAACAAGCTCGATTACTGAAATCCGGAGTTTCTTTGGACTCGCGGGTTACTACCggtgatttattgaaggattctccaagattgctaagcctatgacctcactattaGAGAAGGGAAATGAGTTTAAGTGGTCTCGTGAATGTCAAGATAGTTTCAATCAACTGAAgttaagattgatgtcacccccaatgttgattatgccagatctcgttacgatgcgtagattattattatgtattatgtactcatgtttggtgtgatgttaatttctactataccatgtctgtttgtattgcttcgaGTGGACGAACCAGTGATCGAGGATCTAGGTGTTCAACAGGTGGAAGTTGCTGagtaggagctcgttgaaggcaagttgtgcccttgaccacttttatttacccaataatgttctctataatcattttggcatgcattggcttaattttgatgggacccaataggtcaccctagtttggtcataTTTAcatcttgtttacccctgaacttttgggtagccttggctattgctttatgtggttttgggtgttgagataactattacacatggtcattctttattattatttttctatTCTGTTCATtataagattattatgttaattggaatatggaggataacttgagaaacacatgcAACCACAAggttggaatgggatgcccttagctgcctaattaggaaagctagtggaggtctaccttacccgaaagggtcaAGGGCTATAGGGGAGTTGTCGGTGTAGTGAGGTTCTCGgggtgattttgctgcgatggcggtcagacgggggatttcttaattgcgctccctagaaactgtagcgagttttctgaagctagtggaactttgtaaaggcctcgtagtgttaccttgtCATGTCTCCTTAGTAGAGATGAATGTCacttctagaccccttggcaactgggtgacatgacttgtgggtaaagggtacaacctctgcagagtgtaaaactggtatactagccgtgctcgcggtcatgagcagctcaagactctcgcatgattaattcatagaattaaactcaatttgtcatttgcatcgtatTGTGGtttttattaattttgatctattattactctggtttggtatctacttacacttagtaactgctaataaaacttgaccaacttattaaaatcaatgctcagctttaatccttatttgttgatcagccttacacttcacatgagctcccacctttggtgagttcatgcacattattccccacaacttgttgagatatgatcttttgtgagctcacccttgcgatatataaacccccataggtgaagagcaggtagtccaggaggaggtctacaatgaggagtacgaggttatctaggtggcgtctccgagtCAGCTTTATGGCACCAAGGAATAATGCTTAGTCCGCTTTATTGttctcatttatttttgtaagacttccgctatgtaataatgatatttgtgacatttatctctgtacactttgtcattatatgtgatgttcttctttggcgcacatatgagacgtacccggctttaccccttaaatccgggtgtgacaaaaattgtggtccacgaattGTGAATTGTATTGGAAGTTGCCACAACATTAAACCTTGTAGGGGATGGTGGATGCTTGAATAGGGACGCATGAACATTAGTGTGACAAATAATGATTCAAGATTTCCATGATATAATTGCTCTTAAAAGgacaatatatatataataaacatGGGACATACATTGATTAGCATAATCACTGAAATACAAGTACAACCAGCACACACCTACATATTTTAAACCAGACATGGAAGGAACTTCAGAAATCACACTCGCTCGCATTATTCAATTTAAATTTGCATGTAACACATCAAGGCATGATAAAGTTTAAGGCTAAACAATGCAGCACAAACTagcccccggtgaggccgtggagcttggagggtggcgcagcaactccctggccgcagacaacgcccccggagctgcccttgacggagtccgggatgtctgcgcagttgtatgctgctgcgcatgcacagcagcagtgcccggaactgggcggttgggaacccatggcgtggaagaagcagcttcctcCTCCACTAGGAAATCCtccgaagtctcggcgcggtgctcaacgatttgcaccatcatgctgagcaagaaaacaagcaaaaatctAAAGcctagacccctacctggcgtgccaaatgtcgagaggaaattcttcggccgggtggcggaacgcacccgccctaaatcctaagatgaggaggggcctaagcgttttgcctgtctaagcgatgaacgaacacaagaacacacaagggtttagagtggttcgggtcgccggagcgtaataccctactccactgtgtgatgtattgagcttgagagcttgtatgaacttgtgagtgtgtgAGTCTAAGTGAGCTTGAGCCTCTTTCTCgttggggtccggacccactgttgtcATCATGGAGTATATCGTCTCCTCCGGTCACGTGGCGGCCTCGGTGctgcccacgtggtggggtcaggcgctgtttGCCACATGGCTAGAGGTAGCCGCATGGACTTCGCGCCTtcttactgtagtaaggggtacccctgattcagggtaccgacaactttgttattatatgtgatgttcttctttgacgCACATATGAGACGTACCCGACTTTACCCCTTAAATCCAGGTTTGAcaaaaattgtggtccacgaattGGTGAATTGTATTGGAAGTTGCCGCAACATTAAACCATGGAGGGGATGGTGGATGCTTGAATAGGGACGCATGAACATTAGTGTGACAAATAATGATTCAAGATTTCCATGATATAATTGCTCTTAAAAGgacaatatatatataataaacatGGGACATATATTGATTAGCATAATCACTAAAATACAAGTACAACCAGCACACACACCTACATATTTTAAACCAGCCATGGAAGGAACTTCAGATATCACACTCGCTCGCATTATTCAATTTAAATTTGCCCGTAACACATCAAGGCATGATAAAGTTTAAGGCTAAACATTGCAGCACAAACTAGCCAATATATGGCTCTGGTCTAACCACAACGGCCTGACCATTGACGATGTCGTTGTAGATACAAACACGTATAGTGCCTTCCACGAGTGGTGATGGGGCCTCATTTGGAGGGAGTACTCGAACTTCTGTTATATCTGGCCTCTCTTGACGGATAATATTAACTGCATCTAAAACCGGGAAGCCAACCACACCGGGCCATGTTTCGGGTGTTAAACCAATCTTGATTGCCTCCATCTATCAGCGTATTATCCTTTTGTTTTCTGACTTCTGAAGCTGTTATAATTGTAACAAGCATCAATAATCAAGACAAACATACACAATCAAAAGAAACACAAATAATTTAAAAACGTAATTCTATCATTTTGGCATGCATTGACATGATATTATGGTAGCCATCATTTCATTATACTAAGCACTTGTCATAAAACAATGTATTACTATATACTAGTCGAGCACGTAATAAGACCAACAAATATTTACAACAAAATTGATATAAGCACCGACTAACAAAAGATAGATGCCTACCTGCAAAGAAGGAAGTAGCCTGTATATGGAGATGGTACGTGCTCTATGTATGTCACTGTATATATAGACGGTCACTATTTGTATAACATGTCATCTCGTTGATAACAATGCCTGTATTTTTTGGACACTTAGGTAGAAGACACCATCATATTTATAGTCATCGATGATAACGGTGCGTCCAGTTTTCTTCTTTTGCTTAGTAAACATCGGCACATGTTGTGGTTAACAGCATCATCATCTTCTCTAATTGTGGATTGTGCTGTATGTTATTAGCTGGCAGATAGTCTGGTTTACTTATGCCAGACTCACGTGTTAATATAAACTAGCCCGTTTCTTTTTCTTCAGGTAATCAATGCAAGATGGAGGTGATGAAGTAACTATTCATGCCAGCAATTTTCTTCAGGTTAAACCAGCAATGAGAAGTATCTTGGTTTACCAATTCATGCGAGCAATTTGCCGAGTAAAACCTTTGAACATCTCAAGGACAAGGACAGAGTGTGGAGAAGAATTCAGGCCGGGGTGGAATCAACGACGCTGTCAAATGCAGGTAAAGATGTGTTGATCAAGGCAGTGGCTCAAGCTGTACAAACATATGCTATGGGCTATTTGGATCTGACAAAATATCTATGTGATCAAATCAGTTCTCTCATATGTAAACTTTGGTATTGTTTCAATATGGCAATATATGCTTGCTAACCTATTCTTTATTTTAAATTATACTTCTAAGTGCATAACAAAAGTTATATATATCTAGAAAACCTAAAACAACTTATAGTTCAGAACACTGGTAGTAAATAGTAACTTGGGAGAACAACAATTTATTAATAGTCCAGGGACATTGATCACATGAAAGAAAAGTTGTACTCGTTCAGAACAACAATGTATCGCAGTTTTTAAGATGGTGATGCTGGATTAATTGACGATCACTGGCTCAGATCAGGGTTGGCGATCTGAGGTCCCAGCCGAAGCCATGCTTGACCCTCCACTATCTCCTTCACTGGTGTAACATCTGAAGCTAGGAGAGTTACGGATTAGAGTTGTATCATTAGAACAACAATCTTGTCATCCAAATACCAAGAGTAACCTACCGATCCTTTCTCTTCTAAGGAACCTGCAAAGAGATGCCTTGGGATCCTGGGGTATATCTGCAACATTATACGATTTGGGAACAGTGAGCAAGACAGAAATTAATCATTCAGAGAAATGCCACGTGCATATGAACAAGGGAAGGGGGTGCACGAGTTAGCTACCTGCTCTTGCACTCTTCTGGACGTTGGCCACAGCAGTTGGTGCGGCTGGCACTGCTGCGATCTTGGTGCTGTCAGTAACGATTGCAACTGTGGAGGAAGGCAGGCAGCAACGCCAGGGTTCTGGGCGCGGATGAACCCTTGCTGGCCCTTGCCATCTGGTCTTTTGCCTTCTAACGGTAGGGAAATCGTCGAACACAAGGACCTTCCTGTTGGGGTCTCCTTCTCTGCCGAAGTTTCTTAAGACGGATAAATTGTCTATATGCAACAAGAttgaatgccgaagctacaatgagcATATGTAAAGCGCTAAAGGATGACACCTTCGGTTTAAAGTGGTTACCAAGGTCCACCATAATATTGAGCTGAAGAGGAAAAGACCGGTTAATCACTGGTGTTTTGTATCAGGATTATGTATATATGTTAAGGTCACAAATGTATTTTTATCGGGCTATATCCCGTGCATATAAATGGGTGAACGGTACTCACGTACtgctcacgctggattgtaattggtCTCGCGTCATTGCCTCCAAACAAGCCGAATGTATCGATATAATACAAACTTTGATAAGTATCTATATCTTCATTATGAAATAAATATGTGGCTTGATTTTACATCTTGTAAGTAAATTTTCATATCTATGAATGATGAGGACTTgtttttcataaccttcgtctaagattcattatacctgagagggaataatgcttcgaataacGAGTGTCCTTTAAcgcttaacaattgtgttgtcttgttttaTGATATACAGCAATAAAAAACAAGTGAACAACACTTCCCACCACCTGAGAATCAGTATATTTCCCGTTGTCAAGTTTGGTAGCCAGATTATACGCAAGAAAAATCTTCAATGAGTTAAAGTTTGAAGTTTCAGAACTGGCGTGGCGCCGTTTTTTCATTCATTAGTTTTGGAGTGCCAGCGTCTACGTATTCATGGATTGATCTTTTACCATTCAACCACCACTTCATAGCAAGAAAGTTTTGGCACACATCACAAAAACTGTGGTCTGCCACACTTTGCTAGAGATTGTTTGGCGGAATTTGGCTTGCAATGAAATGTGAGAAGCCTTTTGAACAATACTATTAAAATATTAAAATCAATCATGGATTGATCTGCATAGTTCTTTGCTGCTTGGTGTGTCCCGTGGAGTTTGTGCTGAAATTGGGAACAAGACAATGTGCTCACAAGTTCAGCAATTTTTAGTGGCTCCCATTTACCCCTCTTTGGTCGCCTCACCGGTCCATCACATCTAAGCATCATgaattgtaatacccaatttgtaaataataagaaAATAATTAATTCCCTTATATGTTTTGCCCTCTATATATTACAACATAGGAAAAACCATGTTTAAAGTGAACAATTAACTAATGACACATAAATAATCTATgtgtcatgttggagtttatttgtgtgtacatttaataataataatatttatagAAATCCATTAATGTCCAAATTTGGGTTTAAGACCTAGTTTGCAATTTAGAATTTGGAGAAAGAGAAGGAAAAATactatacaaaataaaataaaataaatatataaataaataaatcctTCCATAACGGTATATTCAATTTGTACATTTAATATGAGTGCAAGTTCAcaatcaaatttgaattcaaatttgaaatctaaaaataaaaaggaaaaaagaaaacataataaaagaaaaaaaagaatttgAAACCTAGCTGGGCCGAGGAAAAGGGATTTGGCCCACTAAGCGCTTCCGTGCAGGCCGCCCCGTCGCGGCGCAGTCAACCACTGACATTTGGGGCTCAACTATCAGCACCCTTGACCCCGCGCGGACTAGTGTTTGGTTTCACTTATACGCGGGCCCCACCTGCACTATTCCTCTCCCACGACCGTAACAGCCCGCGGCGAAATCGCGGCCGGTGATCTCGCGCCCCCATGGCCAAACCGCACCCGGACTTCGATTCTCGCTATAAAGTCGCGCCTTGCACCCCACGACCGCGTTTATCCTTTGCCAGCCGGTCCCGACCACCCAACCGAGCACCATTACCGTGGAGTGACCGTCGGTAGGGTAGCCGCCAAATGTCCGCCCTACTGCCAACTCGCCGGGGCGTTGCAGTGCACTACTGGGGTCGCACCACATGTCGCTAGGGCATCGCCGGGCAGGAAGGGCCCGTAGGCGAGATGGGATTGCTCGCCGGACTCAGACTGGACCAGGGAGCCGCGCCATCGCATCGTCGGACCCGCCCTCGCGACGAAAAGCTGGTATCACTGCTCTGGCAAATTTGCCTCCCTCTTCCCTTTCTCGCGGCATAGTTTTCGTTCTGGTTGGATCGATAGGCCGCCGATTTGCCATACTCCGGCATGGTCTCTGCCGCGGATTAGTGTGCGCCGCCTCATTCGTTGATCAGGGGACCAAAGGCCGAGATTTGATTTCCAATGGTGCGCGCTTCGGCCGTTAGATGGTGTCTGTGCGATATGGATCAGAGTGATCATAACGATTCACGGGGAGCGGTCTTGGGCTGTCCATCTGATCGGACGTGATCGAAGTGAGGATGTTATGGAGCCCTAGATCGCTGATCCGACGGTTGAGTTCGCGTATTGGTTCATGGAGTTGACAGTCTAATCTGGGCAGTCAGTTCTTGATCCGACGGTTCGGATCAGGGGTTACCGCTTTGAACGCGTCACTTTGCAAAAGAGCCCTTGTAAGTTAcaggaatcaacccgccgtctgtAGACAGTGTAAAAGAATTGCAGACAAACCTGGAATCTTGTAAACTAGCCCTTGAACTCCTTTATAATTATGCGCTCAGTCCAGAGACGTAGGAAATTGGATAAATTCATATAGAAATGCTTTTCTAGTGAAAAAAATCAATTCTAgatcttgtttaattcctagaaaatccattttaactcctttttaatccattccagttgcaataattttgtattaatattattTATCACTTAGCATGAAACCTATATTAAAATTAATCACTTAATTATTTCTATACCAAACACATaaagacttcggaaaatcataacttgaaatccgtaactccgaatttagtgattctcaaacCTACGGTCTCGTTAcgatgcatagattattattatgtattttatactcatgtttggtgtgatgttaatttctcctataccatgtctgtttgtattgcttcgaGTAGACGAACCAGTGACCGAGGATCTAGGTGTTCAGCAGGTGGAAGTTGCTGagtaggagctcgttgaaggcaagttgtgcccatgaccacttttatttacccaataatgttctctataatcattttggcatgcaTTGGCTTAatattgatgggacccaataggtcaccctaatttggtcatctttacaccttgtttacccctgaacttttgggtagcattagctattgctatatgtggttttgggtgttgagataactattacacatggtcattctttattattatttttctatTCTATTCATtataagattattatgttaattggaacatggaggataacttgagaaacacgtgccaccacaagggtggaatgggacacccttagctgactaattaggaaagctagtggaggtctaccttacccgaaaaggTCAAGGGTTGTAGGGGAGTTGTCGGTGTagtgaggttctcgggttgattttgttgcaatagcggtcagacgggggatttcttcattgcgctccctagaaactgtagcgggttttctcaagctagtggaactttgtaaaggcctcgtagtgttaccctgccttgtcTCCTTAGTAGACATGAATGTCacttctagaccccttggcaactgggtgacatgacttgtgggtaaagggtacaacctctacagagtgtaaaactggtatactagccgtgctcgcggtcatgagcacctCAATaccctcgcatgattaatttatagaattaaactcaatttgtcatttgcattgtattgtggttttattattaatttttatctattattactctggtttggtatctacttacacttagtaactgctaataaaacttgaccaacttattgaaagcaatgctcagctttaatccttatttgttgatcagtcttacacttcacatgagctcccacctttggtgagttcatgcacattattccccacaacttgttgagatatgatcttttgtgagctcacccttgcgatatataaacccccacaggtgaagagcaggtagtccaggaggaggtctacaatgaggagtacgaggttatctaggtggcgtatcccagtcagctttatggcgccaACGAATAATGCTCAGTCCGCTTTATTGttctcatttatttttgtaagacttccgctatgtaataatgatatttgtgacatttatctctatacactttgtcattatatgtgctgttcttctttggcgcacatatgagacgtacccgactttatcccttaaatccgggtttgACAAAAATTGTGGTCCATGAATTGGTGAATTGTATTGGAAGTTGCCGCAACATTAAACCATGGAGGGGATGGTGGATGCTTGAATAGGGACGCATGAACATTAGTGTGACAAATAATGATTCAAGATTTCCATGATATAATTGCTCTTAAAaggacaatatatatatatatatatatataataaacatGGGACATATATTGATTAGCATAATCACTGAAAGACAAGTACAACCAGCACACACACCTACATATTTTAAACCAGCCATGGAAGGAACTTCAGATATCACACTCGCTCGCATTATTCAATTTAAATTTGCCCGTAACACATCAAGGCATGATAAAGTTTAAGGCTAAACATTGCAGCACAAACTAGCCAATATATGGCTCTGGTCTAACCACAACGGCCTGACCGTTGACGATGTCGTTGTAGATACAAACACGTACGGTACCTTCCACGAGTGGTGATGGGGCCTCATTTGGAGGGAGTACTCGAACTTCTGTTATATCTGGCCTCTCTTGACGGATAATATTAACTGCATCTAAAACCGGGAAGCCAACCAAACCGGGCCATGTTTCGGGTGTTAAACCAATCTTATATGCCTCCATCTATCAGCGTATTATCCTTTTGTTTTCTGACTTCTGAAGCTGTTATAATTGTAACAAGCATCAATAATCAAGACAAACATACACAATCAAAAGAAACACAAATAATTTAAAAACGTAATTCTATCATTTTGGCATGCATTGACATGATATTATGGTAGCCATCATTTCATTATACTAAGCACTTGTCATAAACCAATGTATTACTATATACTACTCGAGCACGTAATATGACCAACAAATATTTACAACAAAATTGATATAAGCACCGACTAACAAAAGGTAGATGCCTACCTGCAAAGAAGGAAGTAGCCTGTATATGGAGATGGTACGTGCTCTATGTCTGTCAATGTATATATAGACGGTCACTATTTGTACAACATGCATGATCTCGTTGATAACAATGTCTGTATTTTTTGGACACTTTGGTAGAAGACACCATCATATTTATAGTCGTCGATGATAACAGTGCGTCCATTTTTCTTCTTTTGCTTAGTAAACGTCGGCACATGTTGTGGTTAACAGCATCATCATCTTCTCTAACTGTGGATTGTGCTGCATGTTATTAGCTGGCAGATAGTTGAATATGCCAGTCTCACGTGTTAATATAAACTAGGCCAAGCTGAAGGAAGTATATGTAGTTCACAAAGCATAATTAGGAAGTCTAACTTTCGAGAAGAAAATGTAGGCTTTCCACCTTTTGAGGTGGGCATTATATTATATGCTCCCTTTATTGCCATGTATGTTGGCGACGTTCTATATAGGATTCACAGTTTCAGCGGCATCTCCTGAAGCATATCTCTATCTGATATTAAAGAAATATTAAGAGTTCCTTCCAATCTATTTTTTAAATGCTCATGCATCCTTCATGTTTTGTGTATTTTGTATGCGACATGAACTTGCAACCAAATTCTGTCCAGCAATGTTACGCCATCCAACATCA
Proteins encoded:
- the LOC118477002 gene encoding uncharacterized protein is translated as MEAIKIGLTPETWPGVVGFPVLDAVNIIRQERPDITEVRVLPPNEAPSPLVEGTIRVCIYNDIVNGQAVVVRPEPYIG
- the LOC118477003 gene encoding uncharacterized protein, with amino-acid sequence MEAYKIGLTPETWPGLVGFPVLDAVNIIRQERPDITEVRVLPPNEAPSPLVEGTVRVCIYNDIVNGQAVVVRPEPYIG